Proteins encoded together in one Carya illinoinensis cultivar Pawnee chromosome 3, C.illinoinensisPawnee_v1, whole genome shotgun sequence window:
- the LOC122305060 gene encoding palmitoyl-acyl carrier protein thioesterase, chloroplastic-like: MVATAATSAFFPAVSPTPDYSTKTAAKLSSLGGMKSKSAGTSSGLQVKTNAQARPKINGTSVGLATPVEGVKNECDTLSPAPRTFINTLPDWSMLLAAITTIFLAAEKQWMMLDWKPRRPDMLIDPFGLGRIVQDGLVFRQNFSIRSYEIGADRTASIETLMNHLQETALNHVKGAGLLGDGFGSTPEMCKKNLIWVVTRMQVVVDRYPTWGDVVQVDTWVSSSGKNGMRRDWLLRDSRSGETLTRASSVWVMMNKQTRRLSKIPEEVRGEIEPYFTDTLPAVEEDSRKLQKLDDNTADFVRTGLSPRWSDLDVNQHVNNVKYIGWILESAPLPILESYELSSMTLEYRRECGKDSVLQSLTAVSGNGIGNLGNLADIECQHMLRLENGAEIVRGRTGWRPKHASNFGTLGEVPVEST, encoded by the exons ATGGTTGCTACTGCCGCTACATCCGCATTCTTTCCAGCCGTATCCCCCACTCCAGACTATAGCACAAAGACGGCTGCCAAGCTTTCGAGTTTAGGAGGGATGAAGTCGAAATCTGCTGGGACCTCAAGTGGCTTGCAGGTCAAGACAAATGCGCAAGCCCGTCCCAAAATAAATGGTACCTCAGTTGGGTTGGCAACACCAGTAGAAGGTGTGAAAAATGAGTGTGACACGTTGTCACCTGCCCCTAGGACTTTCATTAACACGTTACCTGATTGGAGCATGCTTCTTGCTGCTATCACCACAATATTCTTGGCTGCCGAGAAGCAGTGGATGATGCTTGATTGGAAACCAAGGCGGCCTGACATGCTCATTGACCCTTTTGGTCTTGGGAGAATTGTTCAGGATGGTTTGGTGTTCCGGCAGAATTTTTCTATTAGATCATATGAAATAGGTGCCGATCGTACAGCTTCTATAGAGACGTTGATGAATCATTTGCAG GAAACTGCCCTTAATCATGTTAAGGGTGCTGGACTTCTTGGTGATGGCTTTGGTTCAACGCCAGAGATGTGCAAAAAGAACCTGATATGGGTGGTTACACGGATGCAAGTGGTGGTAGATCGCTATCCTACTTG GGGTGATGTTGTTCAAGTAGACACTTGGGTCAGTTCATCTGGAAAGAATGGTATGCGGCGTGATTGGCTTTTACGTGATTCTAGATCTGGTGAAACTCTAACGAGAGCCTCCAG TGTTTGGGTGATGATGAATAAACAAACAAGGAGGTTATCTAAGATTCCAGAAGAAGTACGAGGGGAAATAGAGCCTTACTTTACGGATACCCTTCCTGCTGTAGAAGAGGATAGCAGAAAACTGCAAAAGCTGGATGACAATACAGCGGACTTTGTTCGTACTGGATTAAGc CCCAGATGGAGTGATTTAGATGTCAACCAGCATGTCAACAATGTGAAGTACATTGGTTGGATCCTTGAG AGTGCTCCATTACCGATCTTGGAGAGCTATGAACTTTCTTCCATGACTTTGGAGTATAGGAGGGAGTGTGGGAAGGACAGCGTGCTTCAGTCATTGACTGCCGTCTCCGGCAATGGCATTGGTAATTTGGGAAATTTAGCAGACATCGAGTGCCAGCACATGCTTCGACTTGAGAATGGAGCAGAGATTGTGAGGGGTAGAACTGGGTGGAGGCCCAAACATGCTAGCAACTTTGGGACTCTTGGTGAGGTTCCAGTTGAAAGCACCTAA
- the LOC122305062 gene encoding auxin-responsive protein IAA1-like, whose protein sequence is MPPDTTSESPGSDVTSTVFKDTELTLGLPGEARFSGGKTCSKRGFIERSMDLNLGDSSSSSSQTRGKILAGQDFSSESLVSGAGKPSAAKRQEVVGWPPVRSLRKRALEGCKYVKVAVDGAPYLRKVDLEIYNSYQELLRALEQMFMTCFAIRGNYVGEGGRKVMYPMKEMEYVPTYEDKDGDWMLVGDVPWKMFLESCKRIRLMKSSEAVGTLAPRTHPRSCTYEVAADQQLKAR, encoded by the exons ATGCCACCGGACACAACATCTGAGTCGCCGGGATCTGACGTCACAAGCACGGTCTTCAAGGATACCGAGCTCACCTTGGGATTACCCGGAGAGGCTCGTTTCTCCGGAGGAAAGACGTGCTCGAAACGTGGGTTCATCGAGAGGTCCATGGATCTTAACCTGGGggactcatcatcatcatcaagccaGACACGTGGTAAAATTCTTGCTGGCCAAGATTTCAGCTCGGAAAGTCTTGTCTCCGGCGCCGGGAAACCCTCAGCTGCTAA GAGACAAGAAGTGGTTGGGTGGCCACCGGTGAGATCGTTGAGAAAGAGGGCGTTGGAGGGCTGCAAATACGTGAAAGTGGCCGTAGATGGAGCACCATACTTGCGTAAAGTGGACCTGGAGATTTACAATAGCTACCAGGAGTTATTGAGGGCCTTAGAGCAGATGTTCATGACTTGCTTCGCCATCCGCG GTAATTATGTGGGGGAAGGGGGGAGGAAGGTTATGTATCCAATGAAGGAAATGGAATATGTGCCTACTTATGAAGATAAGGATGGTGACTGGATGCTAGTTGGCGACGTTCCTTGGAA AATGTTCTTAGAATCGTGCAAGCGTATTCGCTTGATGAAAAGCTCGGAGGCTGTTGGGACGCTTG ctcCTAGAACTCATCCAAGATCATGCACGTACGAAGTAGCAGCTGATCAACAATTGAAGGCCAGGTAG